In Toxoplasma gondii ME49 chromosome VIII, whole genome shotgun sequence, a single genomic region encodes these proteins:
- a CDS encoding hypothetical protein (encoded by transcript TGME49_270040), whose product MIAGLSLISVFSLKRRERSRKRSVFFQSDLSFAQSWETNWALGCTAEAVCVSLEPLAFTSGTVCEFRPQGSLTESLKRVIARRLEYIYTDICGLGWTRFCHVLSLRYRNPRNSCRLWGAECHRNPRRPLCSTASQEKIRFRFSRIRLQNSARQEKSSFLSLDKDESSGSLGRTDAVVFQLTHHKLTESC is encoded by the coding sequence ATGATCGCCGGACTCTCACTCATTAGCGTTTTCTCCTTGAAGCGAAGGGAAAGGAGCAGGAAACGTTCAGTTTTTTTCCAGAGTGATTTATCTTTTGCACAGTCGTGGGAGACGAACTGGGCGCTCGGTTGTACGGCCGAAGCGGTGTGCGTCTCCCTGGAGCCGTTGGCCTTCACCTCTGGCACAGTATGTGAATTTCGGCCACAAGGTTCGTTGACTGAGTCCCTCAAGAGGGTAATCGCGCGCAGGCTAGAGTATATCTACACAGATATTTGTGGTTTAGGGTGGACCCGGTTTTGTCACGTACTTTCCCTTAGATACCGTAACCCGAGGAATAGCTGTCGACTGTGGGGTGCCGAGTGTCACAGGAATCCTCGTCGTCCTTTGTGTTCCACGGCCTCTCAAGAAAAGATTcggtttcgtttttcgcgaaTTCGGCTGCAAAACAGTGCACGGCAGGAGAAGTCTAGCTTCCTTAGCTTGGACAAGGACGAGAGTAGTGGATCCCTCGGCCGCACCGATGCCGTAGTGTTTCAGCTCACACATCACAAACTGACCGAAAGCTGCTGA
- a CDS encoding hypothetical protein (encoded by transcript TGME49_270030~Signal peptide predicted by SignalP 2.0 HMM (probability 0.952) with cleavage site probability 0.490 at residue 22~Predicted trans-membrane domain (TMHMM2.0):6-29), whose translation MPLKVSGLSIVCLPLLFSEMFGILLHTLHPFKNSRGCMAFSATEKQACSVSKRPTRQGRSDLKSDTGIVACPQQGELAEILLAFACFIRPHSHMRLTTCSGPTVSEHTRWADQQSRFDEVGVLCSQRFCWVRLLSYTNRYGYVLPARGYVRKI comes from the coding sequence ATGCCACTTAAAGTTTCGGGACTTTCCATCGTCTGCTTACCCCTGTTATTCTCTGAAATGTTCGGCATTCTTCTTCACACTCTACATCCGTTCAAGAACTCCCGTGGTTGTATGGCTTTTTCCGCTACCGAGAAACAAGCTTGTAGCGTCAGTAAGCGACCTACGCGTCAGGGACGCAGCGACCTAAAGAGCGACACGGGCATCGTGGCCTGCCCTCAACAGGGAGAACTCGCCGAGATACTTCTTGCGTTCGCTTGTTTTATACGTCCACATTCTCATATGCGACTGACCACCTGCTCAGGACCGACCGTGTCAGAGCATACACGTTGGGCAGACCAGCAAAGCCGTTTCGATGAAGTCGGTGTCTTGTGTAGTCAAAGGTTTTGCTgggttcgtcttctctcatACACAAACAGGTATGGCTATGTACTGCCGGCGCGGGGTTACGTGCGAAAGATCTGA
- a CDS encoding hypothetical protein (encoded by transcript TGME49_270020) yields the protein MAHAFLNLLQDYTANPKKLKTLSLCQCAWVGAGCACVWREANEKTFVCTCTYTVFMCVQFRKRHYFEASEHMALLLSARVWISAVVRLVLPFSRWTDGTQTAVRASLHNSYGSVSRPPQTKDGEETRFRNAELFFHQWKDVHIDPPMRASRKSIAFWVVCVKRGFDKNRGKERGIPHFVLSFRETQTHWMGLNLRLYYFFSRRQKPRKAEAHGRKATSPLLLSAGRTLRRGST from the coding sequence ATGGCACATGCGTTTTTAAATCTACTACAGGATTATACGGCGAACCCGAAAAAGTTGAAAACCTTGTCTTTGTGTCAGTGTGCTTGGGTGGGCGCTgggtgtgcgtgtgtgtggagagaggcaaatGAAAAGACATTTGtctgcacatgcacatacactGTGTTTATGTGCGTCCAATTCCGCAAGAGACATTACTTCGAAGCTTCGGAGCACATGGCTCTGTTGTTGTCTGCTCGTGTCTGGATTTCGGCGGTGGTACGGCTCGTTTTGCCTTTTTCGAGATGGACAGACGGCACACAGACCGCTGTACGTGCTTCGCTACACAATTCATACGGTTCCGTGAGTCGCCCTCCGCAGACGAAAGAtggggaagaaacgagattcagaaacgcagagctCTTCTTTCATCAGTGGAAAGATGTGCACATCGACCCACCCATGCGTGCCAGCAGAAAATCCATTGCATTCTGGGTGGTTTGCGTAAAGAGAGGTTTTGACaaaaacagagggaaagaaagaggcatTCCACACTTTGTGCTCTCcttcagagagacacagacacactggATGGGACTGAACCTCCGGCTATACTACTTCTTTTCACGACGCcagaaaccgagaaaagcGGAAGCACACGGACGAAAAGCTAcatcccctcttcttctgtctgcaggAAGAACACTCCGGCGCGGTAGCACCTGA